A window from Candidatus Margulisiibacteriota bacterium encodes these proteins:
- a CDS encoding NAD(P)-dependent oxidoreductase: MRKLFITGGSGCVGHYLLDLLAPNQDYQLNLLVRNPGKLLFDPAKFRNINIIKDDLVNIKKHASLLREMDAVIHLAADWAGNEGNFEYSLPLFEALDPEQCQKVLYFSTASILGPAGEAVHQAETQGTHYIRGKYYMHMILPRLPIYRNVVTLFPTWVIGGDKNHPYSHAASGLRGIRQWLWLIRHFTVDASFHFIHAADIAVIAAHLLEHPAKENEYILGNQALTATELIEQVCAYYGVKSGRQLTISLPLVKTLAALTGHKLHSWDRYCFERKHFTYDTVNAASFGLKSTLQTIPQVMKDIGA; this comes from the coding sequence ATGCGTAAACTTTTTATTACCGGCGGCAGCGGCTGCGTCGGCCATTACCTGCTCGACCTGCTCGCCCCGAACCAGGATTACCAGTTAAACCTCCTGGTCAGGAACCCGGGAAAACTCCTGTTCGATCCGGCCAAATTCCGGAACATTAACATCATCAAGGATGACCTGGTCAATATCAAAAAGCACGCCTCATTATTAAGAGAGATGGACGCGGTCATCCACCTGGCGGCGGACTGGGCCGGCAACGAAGGGAATTTTGAGTACAGCCTCCCTCTCTTTGAGGCGCTCGACCCGGAACAATGCCAAAAAGTCCTCTATTTTTCCACCGCCAGCATCCTGGGACCGGCCGGAGAAGCCGTCCATCAGGCCGAGACCCAGGGGACCCATTACATCCGCGGCAAGTATTACATGCATATGATCCTGCCGCGGCTGCCGATCTACCGGAACGTCGTCACTCTTTTCCCGACCTGGGTGATCGGCGGCGATAAAAACCACCCCTACTCCCACGCCGCCAGCGGCCTGCGCGGGATCAGGCAGTGGCTCTGGCTGATCCGCCATTTTACGGTCGACGCCAGTTTCCATTTCATCCATGCGGCTGACATTGCGGTGATCGCCGCCCATCTGCTGGAGCATCCGGCTAAAGAAAACGAGTATATCTTGGGGAACCAAGCTTTGACGGCAACGGAGCTGATCGAACAGGTCTGCGCCTACTACGGAGTAAAGAGCGGACGCCAGCTCACGATCAGCCTGCCGCTGGTCAAAACTTTAGCCGCCCTGACCGGGCACAAACTGCACAGTTGGGACCGCTATTGCTTTGAGCGGAAACATTTCACTTACGATACCGTCAACGCGGCAAGTTTTGGGCTGAAAAGTACGCTGCAGACGATCCCCCAGGTCATGAAAGACATCGGCGCATAA
- the rfaD gene encoding ADP-glyceromanno-heptose 6-epimerase: MKSGAIVVTGGAGFIGSCFVQKLNRAGEKELIVVDEAGADARWGNLAGKQYVDYLDKAGFIKRVAAEELTTAVKAVFHIGACSSTTEQNAAYLKDNNLEYSKTLATWALHHGVPFFYASSAATYGDGAQGYSDAEAAIPTLRPLNLYGQSKQDFDLWLLENKLTGQVVGWKYFNVFGPNEYHKGEMRSMVLKGYEQVKREGKLRLFKSHRPDYRDGEQKRDFVYVQDVVDLMWEFYRHPGVKGIFNVGAGAARSWNDLAKAIFAALKLPVRIEYIDMPPILRDKYQYFTQADLAKLRKTGLPVKITPLEAAVGDYIVNYLEKGNARF; this comes from the coding sequence ATGAAGAGCGGAGCGATCGTCGTCACCGGCGGGGCCGGTTTCATCGGCAGCTGTTTCGTCCAAAAGCTGAACCGCGCCGGGGAAAAAGAGCTCATCGTCGTTGACGAAGCCGGCGCCGACGCCCGGTGGGGTAATCTGGCCGGCAAGCAATACGTCGATTACCTGGACAAGGCCGGTTTCATCAAGCGGGTGGCGGCGGAAGAGCTGACGACCGCGGTCAAAGCGGTGTTCCACATCGGCGCCTGCTCCTCCACCACCGAGCAGAACGCCGCCTACCTGAAAGATAACAACCTGGAATATTCCAAGACGCTGGCAACTTGGGCTCTCCACCACGGCGTCCCTTTCTTTTACGCCAGTTCCGCCGCGACCTACGGCGACGGCGCCCAGGGATACAGCGACGCCGAAGCGGCCATCCCTACTCTCCGGCCGTTGAACCTGTACGGGCAGTCGAAGCAGGATTTCGACCTCTGGCTGCTGGAGAACAAATTGACCGGCCAGGTCGTCGGCTGGAAATATTTTAACGTCTTCGGCCCCAACGAATACCACAAGGGGGAGATGCGGAGCATGGTCCTGAAGGGGTACGAACAGGTCAAGCGGGAAGGCAAGCTCCGGCTTTTCAAATCGCACCGGCCGGACTACCGCGACGGCGAGCAAAAACGCGATTTTGTCTATGTGCAGGATGTCGTCGACCTGATGTGGGAGTTTTATCGCCACCCCGGAGTTAAAGGGATATTCAACGTCGGCGCCGGGGCCGCCCGCAGCTGGAACGACCTGGCCAAGGCGATCTTTGCGGCGCTCAAACTGCCGGTCCGGATCGAATACATCGACATGCCGCCCATCCTGCGCGATAAATACCAATATTTTACCCAGGCCGACCTGGCCAAGCTGCGGAAGACCGGGCTGCCGGTCAAGATCACCCCGCTGGAAGCGGCGGTCGGCGATTATATCGTCAACTACCTGGAAAAAGGGAATGCCCGGTTCTGA
- a CDS encoding D-sedoheptulose 7-phosphate isomerase, with translation MQEMIKKELHDSIETKQQVVKTLVPAIEKAARLMITALRDGKKIFFFGNGGSAADAQHLAAELIGRFQKERRALPAIALTTDSSILTALANDYGFDVVFARQIEGLAQKGDLAFGLSTSGNSRNVLAGLKKARELGCRTIGLLGCDGGQIAGSVDLAVTIPCRATPRIQEAHITIGHILCQLIEQELFPGQ, from the coding sequence ATGCAGGAAATGATCAAAAAAGAATTGCACGACAGCATCGAGACCAAGCAGCAGGTCGTTAAGACCCTGGTCCCCGCGATCGAAAAGGCTGCCCGGCTGATGATCACCGCGCTGCGCGACGGCAAAAAGATCTTCTTTTTCGGCAACGGCGGTTCCGCGGCCGACGCCCAGCATCTGGCGGCCGAGCTGATCGGCCGTTTCCAGAAAGAGCGCCGCGCCCTGCCGGCCATCGCCTTAACGACCGACAGCTCGATCCTGACCGCCCTCGCCAACGATTACGGTTTTGACGTCGTTTTTGCCCGGCAGATCGAAGGCCTGGCGCAAAAAGGCGATCTCGCTTTCGGCCTTTCCACCTCCGGCAATTCCCGCAACGTGCTGGCCGGCTTGAAAAAGGCCCGGGAGCTGGGCTGCAGAACGATCGGGCTCCTCGGCTGCGACGGCGGCCAGATCGCGGGCAGCGTCGACCTGGCGGTCACCATCCCCTGCCGCGCCACGCCGCGGATCCAGGAAGCGCACATTACCATCGGGCACATCCTCTGCCAGTTGATCGAACAGGAGCTCTTTCCGGGCCAATGA
- a CDS encoding V-type ATP synthase subunit D produces MRIRVNPTRMELLRLRRRIALARRGHKLLKDKLDGLVQRFFGIKNDFLGLHNTLEPGLAAIFLKTVMASALSEPAAFAPGGEPATVRRTSRNIMGVRIPQYDLQITGRPVYNDLLASVEQKEALDKFRAALPELVRLAGLGQALRLIAVQIGETRRRVNALEYVLIPELERNARSIMMKLAEQERSTRVVLLKLSKEGR; encoded by the coding sequence ATGCGCATCAGGGTTAATCCGACCAGGATGGAGCTCCTCCGCCTCCGGCGGCGGATCGCCCTCGCCCGCCGCGGCCATAAACTGCTCAAGGACAAGCTCGACGGCCTGGTCCAGCGCTTCTTCGGCATCAAGAACGATTTTCTCGGCCTGCATAACACGCTGGAACCGGGATTAGCCGCGATCTTCCTGAAAACGGTCATGGCATCCGCCCTCTCGGAACCGGCCGCCTTTGCCCCCGGCGGCGAACCGGCAACCGTCCGCCGGACCAGCCGGAACATCATGGGGGTCAGGATCCCCCAATATGATTTGCAGATAACCGGCCGGCCGGTCTATAATGATTTACTGGCGAGCGTTGAGCAGAAAGAGGCGCTGGATAAGTTCCGCGCCGCCCTGCCGGAACTGGTCAGGTTGGCCGGTCTCGGCCAGGCGCTCCGGCTGATCGCCGTCCAGATCGGCGAGACCCGGCGCCGGGTCAACGCGCTGGAATACGTGCTGATCCCGGAGCTGGAACGGAACGCCCGGAGTATCATGATGAAACTGGCCGAGCAGGAACGGAGCACCCGCGTCGTCCTGCTCAAATTATCCAAGGAGGGGCGCTAA
- a CDS encoding V-type ATP synthase subunit B has protein sequence MVKIAEIAGPLLLAEGVSGAAYDELVEVRLQSGEVRLGKVLEIKDDKALVQVFEGTDGLDLKTVELRFRGRGLELKVAPDLPGRIFSGLGRPLDGGPEVIPEKRLDINGEAINPVARDYPDDFIQTGISTIDGLNTLSRGQKLPIFSGAGLPHARLAAQIARQARVLKEGESFAVVFAAMGITYEEAEFFISSFRLTGALENSVLFINLASDPAIERIATPRLALTAAEYLAFERNMHVLVILTDMTNYCESLREVSAARREVPGRRGYPGYLYTDLATLYERAGRIKGKPGSITMIPILTMPDDDKTHPIPDLTGYITEGQIILSRPLERKGIYPPVDPLPSLSRLRDKAIGAGKTREDHPDVANQLFAAYARGREVRELVVILGEAALSEIDRQYLAFADQFEERFIRQELTENRPIAATLQIAWELLNLLPRTELKRLKDEIIDKYAHQG, from the coding sequence ATGGTAAAGATCGCTGAGATCGCCGGACCGCTCCTCCTGGCCGAAGGGGTCAGCGGCGCGGCGTACGATGAACTGGTTGAAGTGCGGCTGCAGTCGGGCGAGGTCCGCCTCGGTAAAGTGCTGGAGATCAAGGACGATAAGGCGCTGGTCCAGGTTTTCGAAGGGACCGACGGTCTTGACCTGAAAACGGTTGAGCTCCGGTTCCGGGGCCGCGGGCTTGAGCTGAAAGTCGCCCCCGACCTCCCCGGCCGGATCTTCTCCGGCCTCGGGCGGCCGCTCGACGGCGGGCCGGAGGTCATCCCGGAAAAACGGCTCGACATCAACGGCGAAGCGATCAATCCGGTCGCCCGCGATTATCCCGACGACTTTATCCAGACTGGCATCTCGACGATCGACGGCCTCAACACCCTGTCGCGCGGCCAGAAACTGCCGATCTTTTCCGGCGCCGGCCTCCCCCACGCCCGGCTCGCCGCCCAGATCGCCCGCCAGGCTAGGGTTTTGAAGGAGGGCGAATCGTTCGCCGTCGTCTTTGCCGCCATGGGGATCACCTACGAAGAAGCGGAATTTTTTATCAGCAGCTTCCGGCTGACCGGGGCGCTGGAGAACTCGGTCCTGTTCATCAACCTTGCTTCCGACCCGGCGATCGAGCGGATCGCCACGCCGCGGCTCGCCCTGACCGCCGCGGAATATCTCGCTTTCGAACGGAACATGCACGTGCTCGTCATCCTGACCGACATGACCAATTACTGCGAAAGCCTGCGCGAAGTATCCGCCGCGCGCCGCGAGGTCCCGGGCCGCCGCGGATATCCCGGGTACCTCTACACCGACCTGGCCACGCTGTACGAGCGCGCCGGCCGGATCAAGGGGAAGCCCGGCTCGATCACCATGATCCCGATCCTGACGATGCCCGACGACGACAAGACCCATCCGATCCCCGACCTGACCGGCTATATCACCGAGGGACAGATCATCCTCAGCCGGCCGCTGGAGCGCAAAGGGATCTATCCCCCGGTGGACCCGCTCCCCTCGCTCTCCCGCTTGCGCGATAAGGCGATCGGCGCCGGTAAGACGCGGGAAGATCACCCGGACGTCGCCAACCAGTTGTTCGCCGCCTACGCCCGCGGCCGCGAGGTCCGGGAGCTGGTCGTGATCCTGGGCGAAGCGGCCCTCTCCGAGATCGACCGGCAATACCTCGCGTTCGCCGACCAGTTCGAAGAGCGCTTTATCCGCCAGGAACTCACCGAGAACCGCCCGATCGCCGCGACGCTGCAGATCGCCTGGGAACTGCTCAATCTGCTGCCGCGCACCGAACTGAAGCGCCTCAAGGACGAGATAATCGACAAATATGCGCATCAGGGTTAA
- a CDS encoding V-type ATP synthase subunit A, translating into MIKEVAGPLVVAKLDNARKGEMVRVGTKRLIGEILELRGDLAAIQVYEETAGLKIGDPVEQTGEPLSVELGPGLISTIFDGIQRPLGAIREKSGDFIGRGIDVPSLSREKKWPFVPLLAAGAAVAAGDILGTVQETALISHKIMVPAGLAGKLDEIKSGEFTIIEPIAVVGGKPVVMLQKCPVRRRRLLAEKKPVSTPLVTGQRIIDTLFPLGKGGAACVPGPFGAGKTVIQHQLAKWADADLIVFVGCGERGNEMTDVLLEFPRLKDPRTGRPLLERTVLIANTSNMPIAAREASVYTGAAIAEYFRDMGYSVALMADSTSRWAEALREMSGRLEEMPGDEGYPAYLGSRLADFYERAGCGRCQGKPERDGALTIIGSVSPPGGDLSEPVVQNTLRVTKVFWGLDENLAHKRHFPSINWLLSYSLYLDNLADYYSREIAADFAAVRETALKLLAEEAELEEIVRLVGLEALSPKEQLVLLVAKSLREDFLYQSAYDPVDQYSSLTKQYSIIKNIIQVYRLADHALAEGAALAAIKELEFWGRIARARLAAEPEIAGLETEIKDAFYALRSKVAHGKDR; encoded by the coding sequence ATGATCAAGGAAGTCGCCGGTCCGCTGGTCGTCGCCAAGCTGGACAACGCCCGCAAGGGGGAAATGGTCCGGGTCGGGACCAAAAGACTGATCGGCGAGATCCTGGAATTGCGCGGCGATCTCGCTGCGATCCAGGTTTATGAAGAGACCGCCGGCCTGAAGATCGGCGACCCGGTCGAGCAGACCGGCGAACCGCTCTCGGTCGAGCTCGGCCCCGGCCTGATCAGCACGATCTTTGACGGGATCCAGCGGCCGCTCGGCGCGATCAGGGAAAAGTCGGGCGATTTCATCGGCCGGGGGATCGACGTCCCTTCCCTCTCCCGGGAGAAAAAATGGCCTTTTGTCCCCTTGCTAGCCGCCGGCGCCGCGGTCGCGGCCGGCGATATCCTCGGCACGGTCCAGGAGACCGCACTGATCAGCCATAAGATCATGGTCCCGGCCGGACTGGCCGGCAAACTCGACGAGATCAAAAGCGGCGAGTTCACGATCATCGAGCCGATCGCGGTCGTCGGCGGCAAGCCGGTCGTGATGCTGCAAAAATGCCCGGTCCGCCGGCGCCGGCTGCTGGCGGAAAAAAAGCCGGTCAGCACGCCGCTGGTCACGGGACAGCGGATCATCGATACGCTCTTCCCGCTCGGCAAAGGGGGCGCCGCCTGCGTGCCGGGGCCGTTCGGCGCCGGCAAGACGGTGATCCAGCACCAGCTGGCCAAATGGGCCGACGCCGACCTGATCGTTTTTGTCGGCTGCGGCGAGCGCGGCAACGAGATGACCGACGTCCTGCTCGAATTCCCGCGGCTCAAGGACCCGCGCACCGGCCGGCCTCTGCTGGAGCGGACCGTCCTGATCGCCAACACCTCCAATATGCCGATCGCCGCCCGCGAAGCGTCGGTCTACACCGGCGCGGCGATCGCCGAATACTTCCGCGACATGGGCTACAGCGTCGCCCTGATGGCCGATTCCACCTCCCGCTGGGCCGAAGCGCTCCGCGAAATGTCGGGCCGCCTGGAAGAGATGCCGGGCGACGAAGGATATCCCGCTTACCTCGGCTCGCGCCTGGCCGATTTTTACGAGCGCGCCGGCTGCGGCCGCTGCCAGGGAAAACCGGAACGCGACGGCGCGCTGACGATCATCGGCTCGGTCTCCCCGCCCGGCGGCGACCTGTCGGAACCGGTCGTCCAAAACACCTTGCGGGTGACCAAGGTCTTTTGGGGGCTGGACGAGAACCTGGCGCACAAGCGCCATTTCCCGTCGATCAACTGGCTCCTTTCCTATTCGCTTTACCTGGACAATCTGGCCGATTACTACAGCCGGGAGATCGCGGCCGATTTCGCCGCCGTGCGGGAAACGGCGCTGAAACTGCTCGCCGAGGAAGCCGAACTGGAAGAGATCGTCCGGCTGGTCGGGCTGGAAGCGCTCTCGCCCAAAGAGCAGCTCGTCCTGCTGGTCGCCAAATCCCTGCGCGAAGATTTTCTCTACCAGAGCGCTTACGATCCGGTCGACCAGTATTCGTCGCTGACCAAACAATATTCGATCATCAAGAACATCATCCAGGTCTACCGGCTGGCGGACCACGCTCTGGCCGAAGGAGCGGCGCTCGCCGCGATCAAGGAGCTGGAGTTCTGGGGCCGGATCGCCCGCGCCCGTTTGGCCGCAGAGCCAGAGATCGCCGGTCTGGAAACCGAGATCAAGGACGCGTTTTACGCTTTAAGAAGCAAGGTGGCACATGGTAAAGATCGCTGA
- a CDS encoding V-type ATP synthase subunit F: protein MSRIALLGPKALVDPLAAAGIDVFPCDSTPESQRTLAALGAGGRHEIVLLTERYAADLSPEIAAGEQQGLNILLIPDHRGSTGLYREQLDQLVRKATGAAL from the coding sequence ATGTCTAGGATCGCCCTACTCGGCCCCAAAGCGCTGGTCGATCCGCTGGCGGCCGCCGGGATCGATGTTTTCCCCTGCGATTCGACGCCGGAAAGCCAGCGCACCCTCGCCGCGCTCGGCGCCGGCGGCCGGCATGAGATCGTGCTGCTGACCGAACGCTACGCCGCCGATCTCTCGCCGGAGATTGCGGCCGGCGAACAGCAAGGCCTGAACATCCTGCTGATCCCGGACCACCGCGGCAGTACCGGACTCTACCGGGAACAGCTCGATCAGTTGGTCCGCAAGGCGACGGGAGCCGCTTTATGA
- a CDS encoding V-type ATPase subunit, with protein sequence MVEFVYAVGRIRALEAGMLDAGRIIRMVDAPDLEAAYHVLRELPAYLHETEAFDFEKLLADELAETFDLLAKLSNGHATLRVIRQKHDPALSLENYLTLLAATARRHPLPLFRQYAASYITLQRIKLGLLEGRLDPEELIARYRYSDLKRPVTAGLEYYRQHGTLYALEREIDNYLIGQVQRARYLAFGLEPLIGHALAKENEIKIIRLILTAKRLRVGSEEIKERLRLPYV encoded by the coding sequence ATGGTTGAATTCGTTTACGCCGTCGGCCGGATCAGGGCGCTGGAGGCCGGAATGCTCGACGCGGGCCGGATCATCAGGATGGTCGACGCGCCCGACCTGGAAGCCGCTTATCACGTCCTGCGCGAATTGCCCGCTTACCTGCACGAAACGGAAGCCTTTGATTTTGAAAAGCTGCTGGCCGACGAACTGGCGGAAACCTTCGACCTGTTGGCGAAACTGAGCAACGGCCACGCCACGCTCCGGGTCATCAGGCAAAAACACGATCCGGCCCTTTCGCTGGAAAACTATCTGACCTTGCTCGCCGCGACCGCCCGCCGGCATCCCCTTCCGCTCTTTCGCCAATACGCGGCGAGTTACATAACCCTGCAGCGGATCAAGCTCGGCTTGCTGGAAGGCCGCCTGGACCCCGAAGAGCTAATCGCCCGCTACCGGTACTCCGACCTGAAGCGGCCGGTGACCGCCGGCCTGGAATATTACCGGCAGCACGGGACACTGTACGCGCTGGAGCGGGAGATCGATAATTACCTGATCGGCCAGGTCCAGCGCGCCCGTTATCTCGCGTTCGGCCTGGAACCGCTGATCGGCCACGCCCTGGCCAAAGAGAACGAGATCAAGATCATCCGTTTGATCCTGACCGCCAAACGGCTGCGGGTCGGCAGTGAAGAGATCAAAGAGAGGCTGCGTTTACCCTATGTCTAG
- a CDS encoding V-type ATP synthase subunit K, protein MDIGISFAIGGAAFAAFLAAAGSAWGIAVAAEAAGGVLTEDPDKFGRLLVLVALPGTQGFYGFLGAFYIMMKINLLGGGLPVSLSAGLQLFFAGLPVGIAGLVSGYYQGRAAAAGIFLIAKRPEETGKAIILPAMVETYAVLGLLATILLVSGIKL, encoded by the coding sequence ATGGACATTGGCATAAGTTTCGCGATCGGTGGCGCCGCCTTCGCGGCCTTTCTGGCGGCGGCCGGTTCCGCCTGGGGCATCGCGGTGGCGGCCGAAGCGGCCGGCGGCGTCTTGACGGAAGATCCCGATAAGTTCGGGCGGCTCCTGGTCCTGGTCGCGCTGCCCGGCACCCAGGGGTTCTACGGTTTTCTCGGCGCATTCTACATTATGATGAAGATCAATCTGCTCGGCGGCGGGCTGCCGGTCTCGCTCTCGGCCGGCCTGCAGCTCTTCTTTGCCGGATTACCGGTCGGGATCGCCGGCCTGGTTTCGGGCTATTATCAGGGCCGCGCCGCCGCGGCCGGCATTTTCCTGATCGCGAAAAGACCGGAAGAGACCGGCAAGGCGATCATCCTGCCGGCCATGGTCGAGACCTACGCGGTGCTCGGCCTGCTGGCGACCATCCTGCTCGTTTCGGGGATCAAATTATAA
- a CDS encoding MraY family glycosyltransferase, whose product MLTFLLTFLIALVLTILFTPMVRSFAPGLGAMDKPSERKVHTALIPRLGGVAIFAGFFIAVLVGLLIAFSQGAHINPKPIIGVLLGGSIVFLTGLTDDLRGLRPLTKLTWQVIGAGVAIYFGVSITYISNPFDGPFVLGFIAVPLTLLWLVGMTNAVNLIDGLDGLAAGVTAISAGTLFFVALRTHQFGAALLMVAIAGAALGFLRYNFNPASIFLGDSGSYFLGFVLAAAAIVGVFKTTLVVALIIPILILGVPIFDTAFAIVRRLKERKSMLAADNRHIHHLLLRAGLTQREAVMSIYIVCFLLSMTAIIMALQK is encoded by the coding sequence ATGCTCACGTTCCTGCTCACCTTTTTGATCGCCTTGGTTTTAACCATTTTGTTTACTCCAATGGTGCGAAGTTTTGCCCCCGGTCTCGGCGCGATGGACAAGCCGTCCGAGCGCAAAGTGCACACCGCTTTGATCCCGCGCCTGGGAGGGGTGGCGATCTTTGCCGGTTTTTTTATTGCCGTGCTGGTCGGCCTGTTGATCGCTTTCAGCCAGGGCGCGCACATTAACCCGAAACCGATCATTGGGGTACTGCTGGGCGGCTCGATCGTCTTTTTGACCGGACTGACCGATGATCTGCGGGGGCTGCGGCCGTTGACCAAGTTAACCTGGCAGGTGATCGGGGCGGGGGTGGCGATCTACTTTGGCGTTTCGATCACCTATATCTCCAATCCCTTCGACGGCCCGTTCGTCCTCGGTTTTATCGCGGTCCCTTTGACCTTGCTTTGGCTGGTCGGCATGACCAACGCGGTCAACCTGATCGACGGCCTGGACGGTTTAGCCGCCGGGGTAACGGCGATCTCGGCGGGGACGCTCTTTTTTGTCGCCTTGCGGACCCACCAGTTCGGCGCCGCCTTGCTGATGGTCGCGATCGCCGGCGCGGCGCTCGGTTTTCTCCGTTACAATTTTAATCCCGCCTCGATCTTTCTGGGGGACAGCGGCAGCTACTTCCTCGGCTTTGTTCTGGCCGCCGCGGCGATCGTCGGGGTCTTTAAGACGACCCTGGTCGTCGCCCTGATCATCCCGATCCTGATCCTGGGGGTGCCGATCTTTGATACGGCCTTTGCGATCGTCCGCCGGCTCAAAGAGCGGAAAAGCATGCTGGCGGCGGACAACCGGCATATTCACCATTTATTGTTGCGGGCAGGTTTGACCCAGCGGGAAGCGGTCATGTCGATCTACATCGTCTGTTTTCTTTTAAGCATGACCGCGATCATCATGGCGTTGCAGAAATGA
- the wecB gene encoding UDP-N-acetylglucosamine 2-epimerase (non-hydrolyzing), translating into MFVFGTRPEAIKMAPIIKAVGRYPDFLESVVVVTAQHRQMLDQVLALFKIEPDYDLDIMEANQTLTSIVNKSLAGLEEVILREKPDMLLVQGDTSTTFAAALSAFYHRIPIGHVEAGLRTYDKWRPFPEEMNRKLTTSLADIHFPPTGSSRDNLLRENVPPDRIYLTGNTVIDALLEVAGKKYDLGRLGLKLRRGRKMVLVTVHRRESFGEPLRQICGALRRLADKFRQEIDIVIPVHKNPQVRSVVYELLGESENVSLIEPLDYEPFIHLMKASYLILSDSGGVQEEAPSLGKPVLVLREKTERPEAITAGAVKLVGMDEALIYNEASRLLTEPAEYRRMSQVINPYGDGRASERIIGAILHYFGLMDKKPEEFNAAAAG; encoded by the coding sequence ATGTTCGTTTTTGGGACCCGGCCGGAGGCGATCAAGATGGCGCCGATCATCAAGGCGGTCGGGCGCTATCCCGATTTCCTGGAATCGGTCGTGGTGGTCACCGCCCAGCACCGGCAGATGCTCGACCAGGTCCTGGCCCTGTTCAAGATCGAGCCGGACTATGACCTGGACATTATGGAGGCGAACCAGACGCTGACCAGCATCGTTAATAAATCGCTGGCCGGCCTCGAAGAGGTCATTCTCCGGGAAAAACCGGACATGCTGCTGGTCCAGGGCGATACGTCGACGACGTTCGCGGCGGCCCTGTCCGCCTTTTACCACCGGATCCCGATCGGGCACGTGGAGGCGGGGCTGCGCACCTACGACAAGTGGCGGCCGTTCCCCGAAGAGATGAACCGGAAACTGACGACTTCGCTGGCCGATATCCATTTCCCGCCGACCGGCTCGTCGCGGGACAACCTGTTACGGGAGAACGTGCCGCCCGACCGGATCTACCTGACCGGCAACACGGTGATCGACGCGCTGCTGGAGGTCGCCGGGAAAAAATACGACCTGGGCCGGCTCGGGCTCAAGCTGCGCCGGGGACGGAAGATGGTCCTGGTCACCGTGCACCGGCGCGAAAGCTTCGGCGAACCGCTCCGGCAGATCTGCGGCGCGCTCCGGCGGCTGGCGGACAAGTTCCGGCAGGAGATCGACATCGTGATCCCGGTCCACAAGAACCCGCAGGTGCGCAGCGTGGTCTACGAACTGCTGGGCGAAAGCGAGAACGTCAGCCTGATCGAGCCGCTCGATTACGAGCCGTTCATTCATTTAATGAAAGCGTCTTACCTGATCCTTTCCGATTCGGGCGGGGTCCAGGAAGAGGCGCCGTCGCTCGGCAAGCCGGTGCTGGTCCTGCGGGAAAAGACCGAGCGGCCGGAGGCGATCACCGCCGGCGCCGTGAAGCTGGTCGGCATGGACGAGGCGCTGATCTACAACGAAGCGAGCCGGCTGCTGACCGAGCCGGCCGAATACCGGCGGATGTCGCAGGTGATCAACCCGTACGGCGACGGCCGGGCGAGCGAGCGGATCATCGGCGCGATCCTGCACTATTTCGGGCTGATGGACAAGAAACCGGAGGAATTCAATGCAGCGGCTGCTGGTTAG